From Candidatus Alcyoniella australis:
CTGCCCTGCTCTTGAGCCGCGTCTTGGGCAATGGCTGACATCAGCGCATGGTCTTGATATTTGGAGTAGAACAGCGTTGAGCTAAACGCTTGCGCGCCGAGCTTGGCCGCCATGGCCGCGGTGGCGTAGAGCCGATCAATGTAGCATTCGCGGCAGCGCGGCTCGTTGCTGAGCACCGCGCGTCTGACCCAGCGCCCCACGTCGTACTCGTCGCGCACGTGCAGCTCGACTCCCTGGTCCGCGCAATAGCGTTCGACCCATTCCAAGCGCTTGCGGTACTCGGTCCAGGGATGCACGTTGGGGTTGTAGGCAAAGCCGATTACGCGATGCCCCATGGCGCGCAGCGTATCTATCGGCACGATGGCGCACGGCGCGCAGCAGATGTGCAGCAGAACGTCCATGTTATCGCTCCGTTACGAATAGATCGACACGCACTCGCAGAGGCCGCCCGGCTGAAGAGCAGATCTCGATCCGCGATTGTGCGCCCGCGCTCTCAAGCAACGCATAGAGCTGGATGAATTGTTCGTCCGACTCGTACTGGACCAGGCTCAGGGGTTGCGAATCGAGCCGCGCGCTCAACGCCTCGGCCTCCAAGCTGGGCACGATGATCTCGAGCACTGCACCGTCCGAACGCCCTACTTCCAGCTCCACGCACGGATCGAGCGCCACGGATCGCGGCAGGTCGCGCACGGGATCACCTGCGCAGCCGTAATGCAGCGCATCGTCAGCCCCGCGTTTGTCGAGCACCAAATTGCACGGCTCGGTCGCCGCGGCCAACGGCTCGTTGCGTAGCGCCAGGCTGCGCTGTAAAAACCGCGCCTGGTTGTACGAGCCCCAGCCGCGCAGTGCGGGCGCGGAGTCCAGATCACTCAGCGCGTCCGGTCCAAGATTGATTTCGATTTGGTGCAGCAAGTCGCTGCGTTCGAGCATGCTCTGCGGCGGAATGGCGTGCAGGCCGATGGCCCCGCCGATCGAGGGCATTACCAGGTTGGCCGCGGTCAGCATTGCGATCCCCGCAATTTGCGATCCGCGCAGTACCCAGAGCATGCCCTTGGTCGCGCCCGGGATCGCGGCCCAGGCCTCGCCCAGCAGCAGCCCGAGCAGCAGCATTGCGCCGGGCAGCGAGGCGAACAGGTAATGCACGCGCTGCGGCGGCTCGAAAAATATCACGTAGCAAAGTGGCAGCAGCACCCACATCCCCAGGATCAGCAACAGCGGGTTGGA
This genomic window contains:
- a CDS encoding epoxyqueuosine reductase QueH is translated as MDVLLHICCAPCAIVPIDTLRAMGHRVIGFAYNPNVHPWTEYRKRLEWVERYCADQGVELHVRDEYDVGRWVRRAVLSNEPRCRECYIDRLYATAAMAAKLGAQAFSSTLFYSKYQDHALMSAIAQDAAQEQGSEFLYHNFSSGWSEGIKRSRELGIYRQQYCGCIFSEQDRYLRAKNKVK
- a CDS encoding glycosyltransferase family 39 protein gives rise to the protein MPRKSHLHLYALALALSAFLRHMMQLGREWDWADLQQALNVQALLDHGGLGGASVHGGVLSQGPLFSALLAPFYALIGSVAGPFVGMNVLALLSAILCFELARRFINYRAAWLCLLLMCLTPWAVALGTDISNNEACVPFVVLAALGCLSFARKPSWKSWVLLLAALTLTWQVALSGMLAIAGMLIGLLIGRRKLFGPAHIVAAVAVLALNIELSLLWPAAEASGGWSLTLQQPGPNLVELSRRSGGMAFLGLMLAIWAVWTGRPRAGRSNPLLLILGMWVLLPLCYVIFFEPPQRVHYLFASLPGAMLLLGLLLGEAWAAIPGATKGMLWVLRGSQIAGIAMLTAANLVMPSIGGAIGLHAIPPQSMLERSDLLHQIEINLGPDALSDLDSAPALRGWGSYNQARFLQRSLALRNEPLAAATEPCNLVLDKRGADDALHYGCAGDPVRDLPRSVALDPCVELEVGRSDGAVLEIIVPSLEAEALSARLDSQPLSLVQYESDEQFIQLYALLESAGAQSRIEICSSAGRPLRVRVDLFVTER